One stretch of Pseudomonas fluorescens Q2-87 DNA includes these proteins:
- a CDS encoding ABC transporter permease translates to MHTLSHIWRLGLKELTSLRYDSVLLLFLGYAFTVAIYMPAAGSVIGVHNASVAVVDEDQSHVSRQLAQVLQPPEFQAPVALPYTELDKVMDSGHYTFVINVPANFQADLLAGREPALQLNVDATAMSQAFMGAGYIGRIFQQELLAYSGQAQTREQTPVRLTTRALFNTNLEGGWFLAVIQIVNNITILAIILTGTALLREREHGTLDHLLVLPLTALEIMLAKIWSNMLVVVLCTWASLEIIVRFALGVPLAGSMLLFLLVTALYLFASTALGIFLATLARSTPQFGLLSIPVIIPMLLLSGGSTPLDSMPQWLQWVMQGSPSTHFVSLSAAILFRDAGVGVVWPDLLALAAIGLVFFAIALGRFRKSLAS, encoded by the coding sequence ATGCACACGCTTTCACATATCTGGCGCCTTGGGCTCAAGGAATTGACCAGCCTGAGGTACGACTCTGTCCTGCTGTTGTTCTTGGGCTACGCCTTCACGGTGGCGATCTACATGCCGGCCGCCGGTTCGGTGATCGGCGTCCACAATGCCAGCGTGGCGGTGGTGGACGAAGACCAGAGCCATGTTTCCCGCCAATTGGCCCAGGTGCTTCAACCGCCGGAATTCCAAGCCCCGGTGGCGCTGCCCTACACCGAACTGGACAAGGTCATGGACAGCGGCCACTACACCTTTGTGATCAACGTACCCGCCAACTTCCAGGCCGATCTGCTCGCCGGACGCGAGCCGGCGCTGCAACTGAACGTCGATGCCACGGCCATGAGCCAGGCCTTCATGGGGGCCGGCTATATCGGACGGATTTTCCAACAGGAACTGTTGGCCTACAGCGGCCAGGCGCAAACCCGCGAGCAAACGCCCGTGAGGCTGACCACCCGCGCGCTGTTCAATACCAATCTGGAGGGTGGCTGGTTCCTGGCGGTGATCCAGATCGTCAATAACATCACGATCCTGGCGATCATCCTGACCGGCACCGCACTGCTGCGCGAACGCGAGCACGGCACCCTCGACCACCTGCTGGTGCTGCCACTGACGGCGCTGGAAATCATGCTGGCGAAAATCTGGAGCAATATGCTGGTGGTCGTGCTGTGCACCTGGGCATCACTGGAAATCATCGTCAGGTTCGCACTGGGCGTGCCCCTTGCCGGCTCCATGTTGCTGTTCCTGTTGGTGACTGCGCTCTACCTGTTCGCCAGCACCGCCCTGGGCATCTTCCTTGCCACCCTGGCCCGCTCGACGCCGCAATTCGGTTTGCTGTCGATCCCGGTCATCATCCCGATGCTGCTGTTGTCCGGCGGCAGTACGCCGCTGGACAGCATGCCGCAATGGCTGCAATGGGTGATGCAAGGATCGCCTTCGACCCACTTCGTCAGCCTCAGTGCAGCGATCCTGTTCCGTGACGCAGGCGTTGGCGTGGTATGGCCGGACCTGCTGGCACTGGCGGCCATCGGGCTGGTGTTCTTTGCCATTGCCCTGGGACGTTTTCGTAAAAGCCTGGCTTCGTGA
- a CDS encoding HlyD family secretion protein: MSTNPRTSRFFAIALMAVLLAAGGFGYWKSRHDRLPPGLSMGNGRLEATEVQIASKTPGRLAEVHVEEGDNVTKGQVLARMDTRTLEAQRNQAEAEVVRARQNLAATEANVQLRQSEQLLAHQELKRTQELFKRGYASGQIIDQQQARVDTANAAVNAARAQVSAATAAIGATQAQVAQLTSEIDDSTLRAPIDGVIQLRLAEPGEVLGAGGRVLLMIDPNDQYMNLYLPASVAGKLAVGDEARLLLDALPERPLPARVSFVAAKSQFTPKEVETRDERQKLVFRVKVRLTRPGEVPQAKPGMPGAGYVRTAPIDWPANLQ, translated from the coding sequence ATGTCGACGAACCCCCGTACCTCTCGCTTTTTCGCAATCGCCTTGATGGCGGTGTTGCTGGCCGCCGGCGGGTTCGGCTACTGGAAGTCCCGCCACGATCGTCTGCCGCCAGGCCTGAGCATGGGCAACGGACGCCTGGAGGCCACCGAAGTCCAGATCGCCAGCAAGACGCCCGGGCGCCTGGCCGAGGTCCATGTCGAGGAAGGCGATAACGTCACCAAGGGCCAAGTGCTGGCGCGCATGGACACCCGGACCCTGGAGGCCCAGCGCAACCAGGCCGAAGCCGAAGTTGTACGCGCCCGGCAGAACCTTGCCGCCACCGAGGCCAACGTGCAGTTGCGCCAGAGCGAACAATTGCTTGCCCACCAGGAACTCAAGCGGACTCAAGAACTGTTCAAGCGTGGCTACGCCAGCGGTCAGATCATCGACCAGCAGCAAGCACGCGTAGACACTGCCAACGCCGCCGTCAATGCGGCCCGAGCCCAGGTGTCGGCGGCGACAGCGGCCATCGGCGCGACCCAGGCCCAGGTAGCCCAACTCACCAGTGAAATAGACGACAGCACGTTGCGCGCACCGATCGATGGCGTGATCCAACTGCGCCTGGCCGAGCCGGGCGAAGTGCTGGGCGCCGGTGGACGGGTGCTGCTGATGATCGATCCGAACGACCAGTACATGAATCTCTATCTGCCGGCTTCGGTCGCCGGAAAACTGGCAGTGGGCGATGAGGCACGACTGCTGCTCGACGCCCTGCCCGAACGGCCACTGCCGGCCAGGGTCAGTTTCGTCGCGGCCAAGTCTCAGTTCACGCCCAAGGAAGTCGAAACCCGTGATGAACGCCAGAAGCTGGTGTTTCGCGTCAAGGTGCGCCTGACCCGGCCCGGCGAAGTGCCCCAGGCCAAGCCCGGCATGCCCGGCGCCGGCTACGTGCGCACAGCCCCCATCGACTGGCCGGCCAACTTGCAATGA
- a CDS encoding NADPH:quinone oxidoreductase family protein — MKAVLCKEFGPAESLVLEDVASPVAKKNEVLLDVHAAGVNFPDTLIIEGKYQFKPPFPFSPGGEAAGVVREVGEKVSHLKVGDRVMALTGWGSFAEQVAVPGYNVLPIPASMDFNTAAAFSMTYGTSMHALKQRAHLQPGETLLVLGASGGVGLAAVEIGKAMGARVIAAASSAGKLAVAKAAGADELINYSETSLKEEIKRLTDGQGADVIYDPVGGDLFDQAIRAIAWNGRLLVVGFASGRIPELPVNLALLKGAAVLGVFWGSFAQRQPQDNAANFQQLFGWFAEGKLKPLVSQTYPLGNAAQAINDLAQRKAVGKVVVQVR; from the coding sequence ATGAAAGCCGTGCTGTGCAAAGAATTCGGTCCTGCCGAATCGCTGGTGCTGGAAGACGTCGCCAGCCCCGTCGCGAAGAAAAACGAAGTGCTGCTGGATGTGCATGCCGCCGGGGTGAATTTCCCTGACACGCTGATCATCGAGGGTAAATATCAATTCAAGCCGCCCTTCCCGTTTTCCCCCGGGGGCGAAGCGGCAGGCGTGGTTCGTGAGGTGGGTGAAAAAGTCAGTCACCTGAAGGTGGGTGACCGGGTGATGGCGCTGACCGGCTGGGGCAGCTTTGCCGAACAGGTCGCGGTGCCGGGCTATAACGTGCTGCCGATCCCTGCGTCCATGGATTTCAACACCGCGGCGGCTTTCAGCATGACCTACGGCACCTCGATGCACGCGCTCAAGCAGCGGGCCCACCTGCAACCGGGCGAAACCCTGCTGGTGCTCGGCGCTTCCGGTGGCGTCGGCCTCGCGGCGGTGGAAATCGGCAAGGCCATGGGTGCCAGGGTGATCGCCGCCGCCAGCAGCGCAGGGAAGCTCGCCGTGGCCAAGGCCGCCGGTGCCGATGAATTGATCAACTACAGCGAAACCAGCCTGAAGGAGGAAATCAAGCGCCTCACCGATGGCCAGGGCGCCGATGTGATCTACGACCCGGTGGGCGGCGACCTGTTCGACCAGGCTATCCGCGCCATCGCCTGGAACGGTCGGCTGCTGGTGGTCGGCTTCGCCAGCGGGCGCATTCCCGAGCTACCGGTGAACCTGGCGCTGCTCAAAGGTGCCGCCGTGCTCGGCGTGTTCTGGGGTTCGTTCGCCCAGCGCCAACCCCAGGACAACGCCGCCAACTTCCAGCAATTGTTCGGCTGGTTTGCCGAAGGCAAGCTCAAACCGCTGGTGTCGCAGACTTACCCGCTGGGCAACGCCGCCCAGGCGATCAACGATCTGGCGCAGCGCAAGGCCGTGGGGAAAGTGGTCGTGCAGGTGCGTTGA
- a CDS encoding flagellar basal body-associated protein FliL, producing MKARIMLLLALSLPVAAMAEEAKEVKEGEAPKVSYITLSPPFVGNYGLDGTAKLKVYKADVALRVTGEAAAAAVKANEPLIRNQLVALFAQQTSETMNSLEAKEKLRQEALKQTQQVMNDETGKPMVEDLLFNNLIIQ from the coding sequence TTGAAAGCGCGGATCATGTTGTTGCTGGCCCTGTCGTTGCCCGTGGCGGCGATGGCCGAAGAGGCCAAGGAAGTGAAAGAAGGCGAGGCGCCGAAGGTCAGCTACATCACCCTCAGCCCACCGTTCGTGGGCAATTATGGCTTGGACGGCACTGCGAAGTTGAAGGTCTACAAGGCCGATGTGGCTCTGCGCGTGACCGGCGAAGCCGCCGCTGCGGCGGTGAAGGCCAACGAGCCGCTGATTCGCAACCAATTGGTGGCGCTGTTCGCCCAGCAGACCAGCGAGACGATGAACAGCCTCGAAGCCAAGGAAAAACTGCGTCAAGAAGCCTTGAAACAGACCCAGCAGGTGATGAACGACGAAACCGGCAAGCCGATGGTGGAAGATTTGTTGTTCAATAACCTGATCATTCAATAA
- the glpT gene encoding glycerol-3-phosphate transporter, which yields MFAFFRPAAHQASLPEEKIDSTYRRLRWQIFAGIFFGYAGYYLLRKNFSLAMPYLIDEGYTRGQLGLAMSAIAIAYGLSKFLMGLVSDRSNPRYFLPFGLLVSAGVMFIFGFAPWATSSVTIMFILLFINGWAQGMGWPPSGRTMVHWWSQKERGGVVSVWNVAHNVGGGLIGPLFLLGMGWFNDWHSAFYVPATVALAVAVFAFVTMRDTPQSVGLPPIEKYKNDYPEGYDASHENEFSAKEIFVKYVLRNKMLWYIALANVFVYLLRYGVLDWAPTYLKEAKGFTVDKSSWAYFFYEWAGIPGTLLCGWMSDKIFRGNRGLTGMVFMALVTVATLVYWLNPAGNPTVDMIALVSIGFLIYGPVMLIGLQALELAPKKAAGTAAGFTGLFGYLGGSVAASAAMGYTVDHFGWDGGFVLLIGACLLSMAFLAPTLRHKQVASQSRKAVA from the coding sequence ATGTTTGCTTTCTTTCGTCCCGCCGCTCATCAGGCGTCCCTGCCTGAAGAAAAAATAGACAGTACCTACCGACGCCTTCGCTGGCAGATCTTTGCCGGCATCTTCTTTGGCTACGCCGGGTATTACCTGCTGCGCAAGAATTTCTCCCTGGCCATGCCATACCTGATCGACGAGGGCTATACCCGTGGTCAACTGGGCCTGGCCATGTCGGCCATCGCCATTGCCTATGGGCTTTCGAAGTTCCTGATGGGCCTGGTGTCCGATCGCTCCAACCCGCGCTACTTCCTGCCCTTCGGCTTGCTGGTCTCGGCAGGCGTGATGTTCATTTTCGGTTTCGCACCTTGGGCGACGTCCAGCGTGACCATCATGTTCATCCTGCTGTTCATCAACGGTTGGGCCCAGGGCATGGGCTGGCCGCCGAGCGGGCGGACCATGGTGCACTGGTGGTCGCAAAAGGAACGCGGCGGCGTGGTGTCGGTGTGGAACGTGGCGCACAACGTCGGCGGCGGCCTGATCGGCCCGCTGTTCCTGTTGGGGATGGGCTGGTTCAACGACTGGCATTCTGCATTCTATGTCCCCGCTACCGTGGCGCTTGCCGTGGCGGTGTTTGCTTTCGTGACCATGCGCGACACGCCGCAATCGGTAGGCCTGCCGCCGATCGAGAAATACAAGAACGATTACCCGGAAGGCTACGACGCCAGTCACGAGAACGAATTCAGCGCCAAGGAAATCTTCGTCAAATACGTGCTGCGCAACAAGATGCTCTGGTACATCGCCCTGGCCAACGTCTTCGTCTATCTGCTGCGCTACGGCGTGCTGGACTGGGCGCCAACCTACCTCAAGGAAGCCAAGGGTTTCACAGTCGACAAAAGCTCCTGGGCCTATTTCTTCTATGAATGGGCAGGCATTCCCGGCACGTTGCTGTGCGGCTGGATGTCGGACAAGATCTTTCGTGGCAACCGTGGCCTGACCGGCATGGTGTTCATGGCGCTGGTGACCGTGGCAACGCTGGTGTATTGGCTGAACCCGGCCGGCAACCCGACCGTTGACATGATCGCCCTGGTTTCCATCGGCTTCCTGATCTACGGCCCGGTGATGCTGATCGGTTTGCAGGCACTTGAACTGGCGCCGAAGAAAGCCGCCGGTACCGCCGCAGGCTTCACGGGGCTGTTTGGTTACCTGGGAGGTTCAGTCGCGGCCAGTGCCGCTATGGGCTACACCGTGGACCATTTCGGTTGGGACGGTGGTTTTGTGCTGCTGATCGGCGCCTGCCTGCTGTCGATGGCGTTCCTCGCGCCAACCCTGAGGCACAAGCAAGTCGCCAGTCAGAGCCGCAAAGCGGTAGCCTGA
- the rbbA gene encoding ribosome-associated ATPase/putative transporter RbbA gives MTVSVGAPALRAAALEHRYGQHLALSDIAFSLPAGTRCGLIGPDGAGKSSLLGLIAGVKKLQRGELDVLGASIEDRRHRNTLYRRIAFMPQGLGGNLYPDLSIRENVRFFGTLFGLSRAECEQRMGTLLLATDLQRFADRPAGKLSGGMKQKLGLCCALIHEPDLLILDEPTTGVDPLSRRRFWELIEDVRRQRPQLTLLVATAYMEEAEQFEHCLMLDNGRLIAQGLSAELAAVTPDGKLDSAFTHFQGDNGRDAQPLAIPPRSAGTADIAIEAHDLTLRFGDFTAVDRVSFAIGRGEIFGFLGSNGCGKTTTMKVLTGLMPASEGTARLLGNPVNAKDLATRKRVGFMSQSFSLYGELSVRQNLALHAKLFDLPKSESASRIEELIQRFKLQDFSDQPSGALPLGLRQRLSLAVAVLHRPEVLILDEPTSGVDPAARDDFWRLLIELSREQGVTIFLSTHFMNEAQRCDRISLMHAGKVLACDTPAALQAQFNGQTLEAAFVTCLEQAQGEAQPDAVPVALDNADAPPERRGLSFGRLLAVANREGKELLRDKVRMAFALLGALFMMVIFGYGISLDVEKLAFAVYDQDQSPQSRAYLEAFRSSRYFEEQPVIRDAAELHRRLQRSEIKLALEIPPGFGRDLYAGRQPTVGAWLDGGMPFRAETSRNYVQAVHQANLEQWAEQSSPARNPQATAKLETRFRYNQDVVSVNAIGPGVMALILAFIPAMLTALGIVREKELGSITNFYATPLTRLEFLLGKQAPYLAVSLVNLALLTAMNRWLFGVPFKGSGLTLAVGGLLYVLATTSMGLLISAFTRTQIAAILGTMIITSLPTIQFSGLIVPRSSLEGAASVMGQLFPAGYFLDIAVGTFTKALDLRQLWPQCLALFGFFLGFTGLSLIMLKKQEA, from the coding sequence ATGACCGTCAGCGTTGGCGCACCGGCGCTGCGCGCCGCAGCCTTGGAGCATCGCTACGGCCAGCATCTCGCCCTCAGCGACATTGCCTTCAGCCTGCCTGCCGGTACACGCTGTGGCCTGATCGGCCCGGACGGGGCGGGTAAATCGAGCCTGCTCGGGCTGATTGCCGGGGTGAAAAAGCTCCAGCGCGGCGAACTGGACGTACTGGGAGCCTCGATCGAGGACCGTCGTCATCGCAACACCCTCTATCGCCGCATCGCGTTCATGCCGCAAGGGCTGGGCGGCAATCTTTATCCTGACTTATCGATACGTGAAAACGTCCGGTTTTTCGGCACGCTGTTCGGGCTGTCGCGGGCCGAATGCGAGCAACGCATGGGCACATTGCTGCTGGCCACCGACCTCCAGCGTTTTGCCGATCGCCCAGCCGGCAAGCTGTCCGGCGGCATGAAACAGAAGCTCGGCCTGTGCTGTGCATTGATCCACGAGCCGGACCTGCTGATTCTCGACGAACCCACGACTGGCGTGGACCCCTTGTCGCGACGCCGTTTCTGGGAATTGATAGAAGACGTGCGCCGGCAGCGACCGCAACTCACGCTCTTGGTCGCCACGGCCTATATGGAGGAAGCCGAACAATTCGAGCACTGCCTGATGCTCGACAACGGTCGCTTGATCGCCCAAGGACTGAGCGCCGAATTGGCCGCAGTCACGCCCGATGGCAAGCTCGACTCGGCGTTCACGCATTTCCAGGGCGACAATGGCCGCGACGCCCAGCCATTGGCGATTCCGCCCCGATCCGCCGGCACCGCCGACATCGCCATCGAAGCCCACGACCTCACCTTGCGCTTCGGTGATTTCACGGCGGTGGACCGCGTCAGTTTCGCGATTGGGCGTGGCGAGATTTTCGGTTTCCTGGGCTCCAACGGTTGCGGCAAGACCACCACCATGAAAGTGCTGACCGGACTGATGCCGGCCAGCGAAGGCACCGCTCGCCTGCTAGGCAATCCAGTCAACGCCAAGGACCTCGCCACCCGCAAACGCGTAGGCTTCATGTCCCAGAGCTTTTCACTGTATGGCGAATTGAGCGTGCGTCAGAACCTGGCCCTGCACGCGAAGCTGTTCGACTTGCCCAAGAGCGAAAGCGCCAGCCGTATCGAAGAATTGATCCAGCGCTTCAAGCTCCAGGACTTTAGCGACCAACCCTCCGGGGCGCTTCCCCTGGGCTTGCGCCAGCGCCTGTCCCTGGCGGTGGCGGTGCTGCATCGCCCGGAAGTGCTGATTCTCGACGAACCGACCTCCGGCGTGGACCCGGCCGCGCGGGATGATTTCTGGCGCCTGCTGATCGAGTTGTCTCGCGAACAGGGCGTGACGATTTTTCTCTCCACGCACTTCATGAACGAAGCCCAACGCTGCGACCGCATTTCACTGATGCACGCCGGCAAGGTCCTGGCTTGCGATACCCCCGCAGCCCTACAGGCGCAGTTCAACGGCCAGACCCTGGAAGCCGCGTTCGTTACGTGTCTGGAACAGGCCCAAGGCGAGGCGCAGCCGGACGCCGTTCCCGTCGCCCTCGATAATGCCGATGCCCCACCGGAACGACGCGGCCTCAGCTTCGGTCGCCTGCTGGCCGTCGCCAACCGCGAAGGCAAGGAACTGCTGCGCGACAAAGTGCGTATGGCGTTCGCCCTGCTCGGCGCCCTGTTCATGATGGTGATCTTTGGCTACGGCATCTCCCTGGACGTGGAGAAACTCGCCTTCGCCGTGTACGACCAGGACCAGAGCCCGCAAAGCCGCGCCTACCTGGAAGCGTTTCGCAGTTCGCGCTACTTCGAGGAGCAGCCGGTCATCCGGGACGCGGCCGAACTGCATCGACGCCTGCAACGCTCGGAAATCAAGCTGGCCCTGGAAATACCACCCGGTTTTGGTCGCGATCTGTATGCCGGTCGGCAACCCACCGTCGGCGCCTGGCTGGACGGTGGCATGCCGTTTCGCGCCGAGACCAGTCGCAACTATGTCCAAGCGGTGCATCAGGCCAACCTCGAACAGTGGGCCGAACAGAGCAGCCCGGCGCGAAACCCGCAAGCCACGGCCAAACTGGAAACCCGGTTTCGCTACAACCAGGACGTGGTCAGCGTGAACGCCATCGGGCCGGGCGTGATGGCCCTGATCCTCGCGTTCATTCCCGCCATGTTGACCGCCCTGGGCATCGTGCGGGAAAAGGAGCTGGGCTCGATCACCAACTTCTATGCCACGCCGCTGACCCGCCTGGAATTCCTGTTGGGCAAACAAGCGCCCTACCTGGCCGTGAGCCTGGTCAACCTGGCCCTGCTGACGGCGATGAATCGCTGGCTGTTCGGCGTGCCATTCAAGGGCAGCGGTCTGACACTGGCAGTTGGCGGCCTGCTCTACGTGCTGGCGACCACCAGCATGGGCTTGTTGATCTCGGCGTTCACCCGCACCCAGATCGCGGCGATCCTCGGCACCATGATCATCACCAGCCTGCCGACCATTCAATTCTCGGGGCTGATCGTGCCGCGCTCGTCCTTGGAGGGCGCAGCGTCGGTGATGGGCCAGTTGTTTCCCGCCGGTTATTTCCTCGATATCGCCGTCGGCACGTTCACCAAGGCTCTGGACTTGCGCCAGTTGTGGCCGCAATGCCTGGCGTTATTCGGTTTTTTCCTGGGCTTCACCGGGCTCAGCCTGATCATGCTGAAAAAGCAGGAGGCCTGA